The sequence GATGCTGCCGGTGTTTTTATTATTCAAATTAACTTCTAACGACGAAATAGGAATCGGAAAACAAAAAGTGTTTGATAAAAAGTTCCTATCGTCCGGGAAGGGGACGAAAAAAAGTAAAATGTCCGATAGAAGGTCCCTAACGGACAAACAGGAACAGGAATTCGAAGAAAGTGTCCAATAGAAGGTCCCTAACGGACAAACAGGAACAGGAATTCGAAGAAAATGTCCGATAGAAGGTCCCTAACGGACAAACAGGAGCAGGAATTCGAAGAAAGTGTCCAATAGAAGGTCCCTAACAGACAAACAGGAGCAAGAATTCGAAGAAAGTGTCCTATAAGAAGATCCCAATCGGACAAGCAGAAACAGGAAAAAAAGAAAAGTGTCCAACAGAAGGTTCCTCTCGGAGAAAAACGAGCAAGAATTCGAAGAAAATGTCCGGAAGAAGGCCACTATACAATGACGGAAATTCATGAAGGTTTCCTCCTTCTTAAAAGCAGTATGATATAATATCCTCAACTATTCGGACAAGTATTGTTTCATTCCTGAAAATGTGATAAATTTAAAATACTGTTAAGCAGTTTTATCGGGAGGTAAGTCATGCATACATTTTTAACCATTCTTTTAGTGATTGTCTGCATCGGTCTGATTGGAGTCGTTCTTCTTCAATCCGGCAAGAGTGCTGGGCTGTCCGGAGCAATCTCCGGCGGAGCGGAGCAGCTATTCGGTAAGCAAAAGGCGAGAGGCCTTGATCTTGTCCTGCACCGCGTCACAGTTGTTTTATCTGTTTTGTTTTTTGTCCTGACTATTGCCGTAACTTATTTCAAGCTATAATACAAACAATGACCCGGCTTCACTCGAGGCCGGGTTTTATTGTGTGCAAAAAACCTCACATATTTAAATAGATTCTGGGTATTTACATATATAAAGGCTTTTAATTGAATGTTACCAGCATGTTTGTTAAAACTAAGAAAGATATCAGATAAAGGGAGTAGGAAAATGAGAAAGTTAGTGCCAAGACCATTTACATTCAAAGCGGGAAAAAGAGCGGTTCTGCTGCTCCATGGGTTTACCGGAAATTCTGCGGACGTCAGGATGCTGGGACGATTTTTAGAAGGCAAGGGATATACGAGCCATGCACCTGTTTTTAAAGGACATGGTGTGCCGCCTGAAGAACTAATACATACTGGACCAGCAGACTGGTGGCAGGATGCGCTTGATGGGTACGAATTCCTTAAAAGCGAAGGTTATGAGGAAATAGCAGTAGCTGGATTATCACTGGGCGGCGTTCTGTCCCTGAAGCTTGGTTACACCAAGCCGTTAAAAGGAATTGTACCAATGTGCGCACCGATGCATCTTAAGACGGAAGAGCTGATGTACCGCGGTGTTCTCGAGTACGCGCGTGAATACAAGAGAATGGAAGGAAAGCCCGAGGAGCAAATCGAGGCGGAGGTAAAGGCACTCGAGCAAAAATCGATGTCCACCCTGAAAGACCTTCAGGAACTTATAAAGGAGGTCCGCGGAAGCATTGACCTGATTTATGCACCGACGTTTGTTGTCCAGGCGCGCCATGACGTGATCATCGATCCTGACAGCGCGAACATCATTCATGACAACATCGAGTCTGACCATAAAAAACTCAAGTGGTATGAGGAATCAGGACATGTTATCACGCTTGATAAGGAACGTGACCAGCTTCATGAAGATGTTTATGAGTTTCTTGAGTCGTTAGATTGGAAAGAATAATAAGAAAAGAACCCTAATTAGAAGGAGGGAAACATATGGATGAGAACGTTAAAGGCCATATAGACAGGCTTTTGCATTATATGAAGGACGAAGCTTACAAGCCGCTTACCGTGCAGGAACTGGAGAGCGCCTTTGGAATTGAGGATTCCTCGACTTTCAAGGATTTTGTCAAAGCACTCGTCGTCATGGAAGAGAAGGGGCTGGTTGTCAGGACACGCAGTGACCGATACGGCCTTCCGGAAAAAATGAATCTGGTTCGCGGCC comes from Mesobacillus jeotgali and encodes:
- the secG gene encoding preprotein translocase subunit SecG, which produces MHTFLTILLVIVCIGLIGVVLLQSGKSAGLSGAISGGAEQLFGKQKARGLDLVLHRVTVVLSVLFFVLTIAVTYFKL
- a CDS encoding alpha/beta hydrolase, giving the protein MRKLVPRPFTFKAGKRAVLLLHGFTGNSADVRMLGRFLEGKGYTSHAPVFKGHGVPPEELIHTGPADWWQDALDGYEFLKSEGYEEIAVAGLSLGGVLSLKLGYTKPLKGIVPMCAPMHLKTEELMYRGVLEYAREYKRMEGKPEEQIEAEVKALEQKSMSTLKDLQELIKEVRGSIDLIYAPTFVVQARHDVIIDPDSANIIHDNIESDHKKLKWYEESGHVITLDKERDQLHEDVYEFLESLDWKE